AAAAAGTCAGGCAGGATCAGGGAGCGCTCAAGAAACTCGTAAAAGAGAAAGAAGAAGCCGCTAAACAGGTGGAATCTATAATCATCGCTCTTGAGGAGGAGAGGAAACGTTTGGAGGAGTTGGCAAGACGGCGCAAGGTGCCTATCGAGGAACTCGCTATCGACGCGAATTTCGCGAGTCATAAAGGGAGGCTTATCTGGCCTGTGGTCGGCAAGGTGACTGCGCGATTCGGGAAGAGGAGGCATCCGAAGCTGAAAACTATCACGGAGAATTCCGGTATCGACATAGCCGCGAAGGAAGGCGCGGAAGTGGTCTCCGTACTGACCGGAAGGATAACGAGCATCACCTGGATCCGGGGGTTCGGAAACACGGTGATCATAGACCACGGCAGCGGGTATTACACCGTCTACACCCATCTCGGCGAGGTGTACGTTACTCCGGATGAAACGGTGGCGAGCGGACACAGAATCGCGACGGTAGGTGAGACCGATTCGATCGACAATTCCGCTTTTCACTTCGAAATATGGTATAACCGCCAGAAACAGGACCCCATGAAATGGCTGAAGAGGGCGCTCTAAAGATGGCGTTCGACAGGCTTATCGGGCAGGAACAGTGGTCGGAACTACTTCTTCGGGCCTGGAAGAACGACAGGCTCGCACATGCGCTGCTGATATCGGGAGCTCCCGGTTCCGGAAAGGAAACGCTTGCGCTGGAAATGGCGAAAATATTGAACTGTACCGAAGAAGAATACGGTTCGTGCGGAAACTGTTCCGCCTGTAAACGCATCGAAAAATTGGAACATCCTAACCTGCAGTTTATCTTCCCGCTTCCGGGCGGGACGAGAGATATCGACGACCCGCTTGCCGGGCTGAACAAAGATACATTAGAGTTCATCCAGAGCGAAATCGCGAGGAAAGCTGCGAACCCGTACTACAGAATAGAAATACCGGGCGCTAATGTTGTGAGGATCGACAGCATCCGGAGCATAAGGAAAAATGCGTATCTCAAAAGCGCCGAACCGGGCAAAAAGGTGGTGATAGTCTCCCGCGCGGAAAAGATGAACAACGAAGCCGCCAACTCGTTCCTTAAGCTGTTGGAAGAACCTCCGCCGGACACCTATCTGTTTCTTACCACATCGAAACCGGATTCGTTGGTTTCGACTATCCGCTCCCGATGCCAGGAGATCAAGTTGAACAGATTGGAGAGGAGCAAAGTCATTGAATCGATTCTGTCAGCCGGAGCTGCAGCTAAGCGGGCGGAAGAGTTAGCGGAATTGGTGGATGGTGATATCGGGAGAGCGCTTAAATTGATGGAAAAGGGAGAATATGATGAGAGAGTGGAGATCGCCGAAGAGATCATCGGAGTCATCAGTAACGGAGCGGCGAAGGATATCTCTTCATTAAACCGAAAAATTTCCATGCTGTCAAAAGAGGGGAAAGAAAAACTAACCGATATTCTCAACATCACACTGCACAAACTGATCGATGATGGTGTGCCCGGGATTATGAGATCGAAAGTAGCCATGCCGTTTGACAAAGCGATTGATTTGATCGGACGAAATATTTATATTCCCATGATCTTCACTACTTTAGTGTATGAGACGAGGTATCTGTTGAGGTCAAAATCGATAAAATCGGAGCGAAACAGCTAAGATTGGATAACGTTATCAGTTTGAAATTTAAAGGTTCCCGGAGGGAGTACTATCAGAACTTTCTTGAACTTCCGTTTGAAATAGGCGATTATGCCGTGGTTGAGGTGGAAAACGGCGAAGACATGGGTGTGATCACGCAAAGAAACCTGAGCGTGGCTGAAGCGCTCGTCAAGAAAGAACGCCGGATATTAAGAAAGGGGAGCACTAATGATCTGCGGCAGCTAAATGAGAATCAAAAAAAGGAAGCCGATGCCTTTGTTTTTGCGTTGACAAAAGTTGAAAAACGCAGGCTTGAAATGAAGCTGACCGACGTTGAATACCAGATGGATAGAAAAAAGGTGACTTTTTACTTCACCGCGGATAACCGGATAGATTTCAGGGAACTGGTCAAAGATCTCGCTGCCGAATATAAAACCCGTATTGAACTCCGCCAGATAGGACCGAGAGATGAGGCGAAAAGACATGACGGCTGCGGAGTTTGCGGTTTGACACTATGCTGCTCAACATGGATGTCGGGCTTCGAGCCGATCAATACACAGATGGCAAAGGAGCAGGACCTGCCGATAAACCCGTCGCGGTTGGCGGGAGTCTGCGGCAGGCTTAAATGCTGCCTCCGTTTCGAACATGATTTTTATAGCGAAGCTATGAATTATTTCCCGAAAGTCGGGACGAAGATTCGTATAGACAAGGGTGAGATTGAAGTAGCGAAGCTCGACATCTTCCGTGAACTCGTGTACATAAGATATCCCACGGAAGAATGGGAGGCTGTAAAACTCACCGATTTTAATTCCAGGTATGACGTAACAGCGTCCAACTGATCTAATGGGAGATTTCAAGCGGACTTTAGTCACCTCTGCTCTACCGTACGCTAACGGTCCACTCCATATAGGTCAAATCGCCGGCGCTTATCTCCCGGGCGATATATTCGTACGCTACAGCCGACTGAAAGGCGACGAGATTATCTATATCTGCGGGACCGATGAATACGGCGTACCGATCACTATTTCAGCTGAGAAATCAGGCACGACTCCGCAGGCGGTTGTCGATCACTATTATCCGTTGATTAAAAAAAGTTTTGAGGATTTCGGGATAAGTTTCGATAATTTCTCCCGCACTTCTTTACCGGTACACACGGAAACGGCGCAGGATTTTTTCACAAAATTCATGGAAAAAGGTTACCTGATAAAACGCGAGTCCGAGCAATGGTTCGATACGGAAAAAAAGATGTTCCTGCCGGACAGGTACGTAACCGGAACTTGCCCGCAGTGCGGCAGCGATGACGCCAAAGGAGATCAGTGTGAAGTGTGCGGGAAATGGTATGACTCCATTGAGTTGAAAAACCCTGTGAGTCAGCTCAGCGGTAAAACACCGGAGCTCAGGAAAACGTGGCATTGGTATATGAAATTCGGTGATTTTCAGGAGAGATTGAAAGAGTTTATTGAAGCTCACAGCCACTGGAAAGCAAATGTTATCAACTATTGTAGGGGCTGGCTCGAAGAAGGATTGGAAGAGAGAGCCGTGACGCGGGATCTCGATTGGGGCATTCCGGTTCCTCTTGATGACGCAGAGGGCAAGAAGATTTACGTCTGGTTTGAAGCGGTATTAGGCTACATATCCTCGACGAAAGAATGGGCGCAGAAACAGGGCGATCCCGGGTTGTGGGAAAAGTATTGGAAAAGTGATGATACCCGCCTGATCCATTTTATCGGGAAAGATAATATCTATTTCCATGCCCTCATGTTTCCCGCCATGCTGATGGGTTATGGAGGATATGTGTTAGAGGATAACATTCCCGCGAACGAATTCCTGAATCTCAAAGGGAGCAAACTCTCCACGAGTAAAAATCATGCGGTATGGCTGCATGAATATCTTCAAAATTTCCCTCCTGATCCATTAAGGTACGCGCTCGCCGCCAACGCACCCGAGGGAAAAGATTCGGATTTTACCTGGGCTGAATTCCAATCCAAAAACAATAACGAACTCGCCGACATATTAGGGAATTTCGTTCACCGGACGGTTACATTCGTCCACAAATATTTCGAAGGAAAAGTCCCTCCTTCTTCGGAACTAAGCGAAAGCGATAAAAAACTTATTTTACAATTGAAGGAATCTACGCAAATAGTAGGGGAAGCCTACGGAGAATTCAGGGTAAAAGACGCCGTTAAGGGGTGGATGAACCTTGCGAGGTCGGGGAATAAATACTTCAATGAAAACGAGCCCTGGGTGACGTTAAAAAGCGATCCGGAACGGTGCAGCACCGCGATAAATCATTCGGTCCAGACTATAAAAACTCTTGCAGTGCTGGCGTCGCCCGTCCTTCCCTTCACCTCCGAAAAGATATGGTCATTGTTGAATCTCGACATGGAGATCAGCTGGAGCGAAGCGGGACATGTTGATATTGACGCCGGGCACAAACTGAACGAACCAACCGTATTGTTCCCGAAAATTGAGGATGAGCAAATAGAAGCAGAGGAGTCTAAATTGAGTGATGAGAACAGTTCCGGCGGAGAAACCGGAAGTTCAGGAACCGATAATTTGATAACTGTCGAGACGGTAAAAAGTCTGGGACTCAAGATAGCCACGGTGACTGAGGCAGAAAGAATCGCCGGTACAGATAAACTTTTGAAATTGATAGTCTCCCTCGGTGATGAGAAAAGACAGATAGTTGCAGGCGTGGCTGCCGACTACGAACCGGAGGATATTAAGGGGAAAAGGATCGTCGTCGTAACGAATCTGAAGCCGGCCACCATACGCGGAGAAAAATCGGAAGGGATGCTGCTCGCTGCGGAGTCGGATAAGGGCTTCAGCCTACTGACAGTTGAGGGCGAACTTCCGGACGGCGCATCTATTAGCTGACCTCGTCCTGAGCAATTGATGCTGATAGATTCCCATATACATTTAGACTCCGAAGTTTATTCTGACGATCTGCCGGAGATTTTAATCAAGGCAGATCAATCGGGTGTACGGAAAATGATCACGCCGGGAACGTCATTGGAATCCAGCGCCAAGTGCATTCGAATCGCACAGGAAAATGACGGAATTTACGCTGCCGTAGGAGTACACCCGCATGACGCTGATAACGCGGCTGATGATTTTGTAAAGCGGTTGGAAGAGATGAGCAGCGATGAAACTGTCGTGGCGATAGGTGAGATCGGGCTCGACTTTTTCAAAAACTATTCTTCAGACGAATCGCAGATTAAGGTTTTCAAGGCTCAGTTGGAGCTCGCTGAAAAGTTGAATTTACCGGTTATTATTCACAATCGTGATTCAGACGCTGAAATGGAAAAATGCTTGACCGAGAACCGTAATATCAGGGGGGTTGTTCACTGCTATACCGGCGGGATCGATTTTGCCGAGAAACTTTTGTCAATGGGGTACTATCTCGGATTTACAGGCATCATCACGTTTGGAAATGAAGAATTAATCGAGGTTGTCAAGATGATCCCAAAAGACCGACTGTTGATCGAGACCGACGGACCGTACATGACACCTGTTCCTCACAGAGGTAAAAGAAACGAACCCGCCTATCTGAAATACATAGCGGAGAAAATTGCTCAAATCAAGAATATGTCGATTGATGAGTTGTCCGAAACCAGTTCCGAAAATTGCTTTAACCTGTTCGAGGGTCTTCGAAATGGCGGCTAACAGAAGATTTCGGCATAAAAAGAGCCTCGGTCAGAATTTTATGATGGACCGGAATATTGCCCGTAAGTTGGTTGAAAGCGTCGGGGTTACGAAGGATGACATAATTTTAGAGGTCGGACCCGGAACGGGAATTTTAACGGAGGAGCTCCTGAAACGCGCGAAACATGTCAGTTCGGTTGAAATTGATGAGAGATTAGTGGAAATCTTGAACGAAAGGTTTGCCTCAGCAAAGAATTACGAAAATATACACCATGATTTTTTGACGTTTGATATTTCAGACCTGTCAAAGCGGCAGAAGAGCAAGATAAAGATCATAGGAAATATTCCGTATCATATTACCAGCCAAATTCTGATCCATATTTTCGAACATTACAGGGTAGTGGAGAACTTGACCGCGACAGTCCAGAAAGAAGTGGCAGAGCGTATCTTGAGTCCACCCGGCAGTAAGACTTACGGTATATTGTCGGTCTATTCCGCGATTTTTTCCACACCGGTAAAGCTGTTCAATATATCGAGGGGAGCGTTTAATCCGAGACCGAAAGTTGAATCGACCGCGTTCAGGTTGAACTTTAAAGAAAAGATAGCTGTTAAACCTGAAGACGTAAAATTGTTAATGCAGGTCATCAGAACCAGCTTCGGTAAGAGGCGAAAAATGCTGCGGAACAGTTTAAAAGATATCGGTGACTGTATTTCGTTTCTTGAAGAGAAAGGGTTTGATCTATCGCTCAGACCCGAATCGCTTCACATCGGGGAGTTTATTGATCTTTCAGCTGCCATCAAGGAGTGGATTAACGGCGAAAGCGCCCGACTTGTGAAACAATGAGGAAGCGAAAGCGTATCTATTAAGAAAGTGGAGAAGAACTCATGAATGTTAGGAGCAATCAATGGTAATCGTAAGATCGATCTTCGGACTTCTGCTAATCCTCGCCCTGTCAACAGAGGATGCTGCCGCCGGAGGGAAATTCATGCTTGAATCTGATCTAAAAAACAATGAAGAGATTCAGACGTTCATGATCTCGTACAATAGGGTCGAAGGATTATTTTTGGGCTTAGGAATACCAAAAGAATATAATGACTATTACGGTTTGGGAAACAATTTGACTTTTTACGGATCGATCGGATATGGTTTGTCCAACGATAAAATAAGGTATCGTGCCGGTCTAACTCGAAAATTTTTTGGGAAGAACAGTTTGGAGTTAGGGATCGAGTCTTTTGATCTGACTCATACGGAAGACCTGTGGATAATATCCCGGGACGAAAATACAATAGACGCTCTATTTTTTCACGAAGACTATCATGACTTTTACCGAAGCTGGGGAAGCGCGATTTACGGGAAGCAGAAGCTCGGCAAAATTTTAGTAATCGAAGCGGGCTACAGGCTGGAAAACCAGGAGAATATGAAAGTAGAAAAGGACTGGTCTCTCTTCCGACAGGGAGAAGATTTCAGGGACAACCCCTTGATTCAGGAGGGAGAGTATAAAAATACGTATCTGTCCGTTGAATTGGGGAATTCGCGAAAACTAAAGAATTGGTCTGCCTCGCTGGATGTGGAGTGGAACAGTGATCTTATTTCAGATAATATGCCTGATTATGAAAGATATATAATCAGTTTGAGCAAGTATCAGCGACTCGGAAGAAATGACGAAGTGAATTTCCGTGTACGATACGGGACAACTTTCGGAACGGTACCGGATCAAAAGAAATTCGACCTTGGAGGCATCGGTACGTTACGGGGATATGGATACAAAGAATTTCAAAATGGCGAAAAAATGGTTTTGATCAATACCGAGTATATCACCGATGGAGATGCAATTACGGGATTGGAATTTCTACCTATATTCAATGATTTTGAAGTCGCATTTTTCGCCGATGCCGGAATTGTATGGAACGGAGCGCGCGACTTGCCGAACAGTTCGGAATTAAAGAGAAATATTGGTATCGGACTCCAGTCCGATGATGGAGATTTCAGGATCAATTTCGCGAAACCTTTAGACGGACCAAAGGACGAGAGGGAGATAGTTATTACATTCAGGATAAATCATATGTTTTAAATTACCCGATAGAAATTTTATAATCGTTTTGTAGTCCGGGCGGAGCTTTCAGGCTCCGTTTTTTTGTCCGAAAAATAAGGAGGTTGTGCGAAAAAAAGTAGAAACCGTCATTCCGAAGGAGTCCGGCAGCTGCCGGACGACTGAAGGAATCTCATAAGCATCTGTATTACAGTAAGTTACGAGATTGCTTCTCTCGCCTGCGGCGGGATCGCAATGACAGTTTTTTCAGGTCTTTTCATGTTTTCACCTAGCCTCTAAGTTTAAACGGTAAGACAAATGGATTGACTTGAGTAAGTGAAAATTCTAAATTTGTTTCTGTCGTTCTCAGGAAGCGGAACTATAAGGTGAAAAAGAATTCTAATCTAAACATTTCTTTGACAGCGTTAAGTGGAGTCGCTATACTTACATTCATATTATTCTATTTAGTAGTATTAACCGGGATCAAGTTGCCTTCCGGAGAAGATGATATCAGAAATCTGAATATACCGCTGGGTTCCAATTTGAGTCAGGTGGCGGATAGTCTTGTGTCGATCGGAGTTGTACACTCAAAAAGAGAAGTCACCACCGCCGGTAAAATGCTGGGCGCGGAAAAGCTGATTAAAGCCGGCAGATATAGAATCAAACCGGGTGCGAGGTTATATGAAATTTTTAATATGATAACTTCCGGGGCGGTTGAACCTATTGTTGTAACGATAAGAGAGGGTTGGAACTCCCGGTCGATTGCAAACGAGCTTTCAGAAAAATTAGATATCGACGTAACCCGTTTTCTATTCTTATTATCGGATTCGGTTTTCATAGCGGAAATAGGGCTTGCCACACACCATCTTGAAGGCTATCTCTTTCCCGAAACATACCACTTTTCATATGAAATGACAGAAGCGGCGATGATAAAATGGATGGTAGCGCTTTTTTCGGAAAAGATCGGAGAAGAAGAAAGAACACAAGCACGCGAGATGAATATGACTCTGAATGAGGTGATAACTCTCGCCTCGATAATCGAGGGGGAAGCAGTACACGATTCCGAACGCCCCCTTGTTTCGTCGGTCTACCATAACCGGATCAAAAAGAACATGAGGCTTCAGGCTGACCCCACAATTCAATTTCTGCTTTCCGACGGACCCCGCAGATTAACGAGCAAGGACTTATTCATTAAATCGCCGTACAATACCTACCGGCACAGCGGATTGCCGCCGGGTCCGATCGGCAGTCCCGGTTTAGCCTCAATCAGGGCAGCGTTTTGGCCTGAAAAAACAGATTACATATACTTCGTGGCGACGGGCGACGGCTATCATACCTTTTCGGAAACTCTTGAACAGCATAACGAAGCAAAAAAGAGACTCAGACGTTTAAGGAAAGAATACGACAGGGAAAAGCTGGAGAGTACTCGCTGATGAAACTGAATCTCGAAAGCGCATTAAATCCTGTACAATTAGAAGCGGCAAAGACAGTCGACGGTCCTATCCTTATCCTCGCCGGCGCCGGCAGCGGTAAGACAAGGGTGATTACTCACCGGATAGCGTTTCTCGTAAAGGAGGCTTCGATTGATCCGGGCAACATTCTCGCGGTAACTTTTACGAATAAGGCAGCTAGGGAAATGAAGGAGAGAGCTTCAAAGCTCTTGGGAAGAACCGCTGACCATGTTCAAATCGGAACTTTCCATTCTACCTGTGCGAGAATATTGAGGCATGAGAGTAAATATCTGGGATTACCGAAGAATTTCAGCATTTATGACAGCGCCGACCAATTATCGGTTATTAAAGAGATCATGGAGGACTTAAAGTTTGACGGTAACGGATACAAACCGAGACAATTCAGATCGGTAATCAGCCGTACAAAGAACAGTATGTTAGGTCCCCGGGATTTACTGAAAAAAGGCGGATATTTCAATGAAATTTCGGCGGAGATAATGGAGGAGTATGCTTTAGCTCTTAAACGTGCGGATGCTCTGGATTTTGATGATCTATTGCTCAAACCTTTAGAACTATTCAGA
This is a stretch of genomic DNA from Candidatus Neomarinimicrobiota bacterium. It encodes these proteins:
- a CDS encoding DNA polymerase III subunit, with amino-acid sequence MAEEGALKMAFDRLIGQEQWSELLLRAWKNDRLAHALLISGAPGSGKETLALEMAKILNCTEEEYGSCGNCSACKRIEKLEHPNLQFIFPLPGGTRDIDDPLAGLNKDTLEFIQSEIARKAANPYYRIEIPGANVVRIDSIRSIRKNAYLKSAEPGKKVVIVSRAEKMNNEAANSFLKLLEEPPPDTYLFLTTSKPDSLVSTIRSRCQEIKLNRLERSKVIESILSAGAAAKRAEELAELVDGDIGRALKLMEKGEYDERVEIAEEIIGVISNGAAKDISSLNRKISMLSKEGKEKLTDILNITLHKLIDDGVPGIMRSKVAMPFDKAIDLIGRNIYIPMIFTTLVYETRYLLRSKSIKSERNS
- the metG gene encoding methionine--tRNA ligase; translated protein: MGDFKRTLVTSALPYANGPLHIGQIAGAYLPGDIFVRYSRLKGDEIIYICGTDEYGVPITISAEKSGTTPQAVVDHYYPLIKKSFEDFGISFDNFSRTSLPVHTETAQDFFTKFMEKGYLIKRESEQWFDTEKKMFLPDRYVTGTCPQCGSDDAKGDQCEVCGKWYDSIELKNPVSQLSGKTPELRKTWHWYMKFGDFQERLKEFIEAHSHWKANVINYCRGWLEEGLEERAVTRDLDWGIPVPLDDAEGKKIYVWFEAVLGYISSTKEWAQKQGDPGLWEKYWKSDDTRLIHFIGKDNIYFHALMFPAMLMGYGGYVLEDNIPANEFLNLKGSKLSTSKNHAVWLHEYLQNFPPDPLRYALAANAPEGKDSDFTWAEFQSKNNNELADILGNFVHRTVTFVHKYFEGKVPPSSELSESDKKLILQLKESTQIVGEAYGEFRVKDAVKGWMNLARSGNKYFNENEPWVTLKSDPERCSTAINHSVQTIKTLAVLASPVLPFTSEKIWSLLNLDMEISWSEAGHVDIDAGHKLNEPTVLFPKIEDEQIEAEESKLSDENSSGGETGSSGTDNLITVETVKSLGLKIATVTEAERIAGTDKLLKLIVSLGDEKRQIVAGVAADYEPEDIKGKRIVVVTNLKPATIRGEKSEGMLLAAESDKGFSLLTVEGELPDGASIS
- a CDS encoding TatD family hydrolase, with the translated sequence MLIDSHIHLDSEVYSDDLPEILIKADQSGVRKMITPGTSLESSAKCIRIAQENDGIYAAVGVHPHDADNAADDFVKRLEEMSSDETVVAIGEIGLDFFKNYSSDESQIKVFKAQLELAEKLNLPVIIHNRDSDAEMEKCLTENRNIRGVVHCYTGGIDFAEKLLSMGYYLGFTGIITFGNEELIEVVKMIPKDRLLIETDGPYMTPVPHRGKRNEPAYLKYIAEKIAQIKNMSIDELSETSSENCFNLFEGLRNGG
- the rsmA gene encoding ribosomal RNA small subunit methyltransferase A, translated to MAANRRFRHKKSLGQNFMMDRNIARKLVESVGVTKDDIILEVGPGTGILTEELLKRAKHVSSVEIDERLVEILNERFASAKNYENIHHDFLTFDISDLSKRQKSKIKIIGNIPYHITSQILIHIFEHYRVVENLTATVQKEVAERILSPPGSKTYGILSVYSAIFSTPVKLFNISRGAFNPRPKVESTAFRLNFKEKIAVKPEDVKLLMQVIRTSFGKRRKMLRNSLKDIGDCISFLEEKGFDLSLRPESLHIGEFIDLSAAIKEWINGESARLVKQ
- a CDS encoding BamA/TamA family outer membrane protein; the protein is MVIVRSIFGLLLILALSTEDAAAGGKFMLESDLKNNEEIQTFMISYNRVEGLFLGLGIPKEYNDYYGLGNNLTFYGSIGYGLSNDKIRYRAGLTRKFFGKNSLELGIESFDLTHTEDLWIISRDENTIDALFFHEDYHDFYRSWGSAIYGKQKLGKILVIEAGYRLENQENMKVEKDWSLFRQGEDFRDNPLIQEGEYKNTYLSVELGNSRKLKNWSASLDVEWNSDLISDNMPDYERYIISLSKYQRLGRNDEVNFRVRYGTTFGTVPDQKKFDLGGIGTLRGYGYKEFQNGEKMVLINTEYITDGDAITGLEFLPIFNDFEVAFFADAGIVWNGARDLPNSSELKRNIGIGLQSDDGDFRINFAKPLDGPKDEREIVITFRINHMF
- the mltG gene encoding endolytic transglycosylase MltG, translated to MKKNSNLNISLTALSGVAILTFILFYLVVLTGIKLPSGEDDIRNLNIPLGSNLSQVADSLVSIGVVHSKREVTTAGKMLGAEKLIKAGRYRIKPGARLYEIFNMITSGAVEPIVVTIREGWNSRSIANELSEKLDIDVTRFLFLLSDSVFIAEIGLATHHLEGYLFPETYHFSYEMTEAAMIKWMVALFSEKIGEEERTQAREMNMTLNEVITLASIIEGEAVHDSERPLVSSVYHNRIKKNMRLQADPTIQFLLSDGPRRLTSKDLFIKSPYNTYRHSGLPPGPIGSPGLASIRAAFWPEKTDYIYFVATGDGYHTFSETLEQHNEAKKRLRRLRKEYDREKLESTR